A single region of the Thermotoga profunda AZM34c06 genome encodes:
- a CDS encoding sensor histidine kinase: MIIFLSVLISFIAVIFLYAVIRDKTIRNFKRFFVRVAELVNVPDDSPPSYVLETLRKTITNLEDELAMAQKSRENTMTLLDNIVDPILFVDSSTGEILFANTAAQKISRPIVATKKIYEALEDYYLIEMFDETVRSWQVQEGNVIIYVEGRKRYYSCKMIPVLLPKGEKRVVILFHDMTKEYELNEMRREFVSNVSHELRTPLTSIHGYAETLLNDPEMDPDTRNRFLTIIENESARMSRLINDLLDLERLESGEAHFDFQKIDLCSIAKYVMSIVEPLSNDYGVKISFDCQDVTVTGDQDRLIQMLLNLVDNAIKYTSLKDTGEKKVKVSISKSESHAIIEVSDTGPGMPQEALNRIFDRFYRVDKGRSRKMGGSGLGLSIVKTIVDRHDGEISVESELGVGTTFTVKIPLKRNENNENV; this comes from the coding sequence GTGATAATTTTCCTGTCAGTCCTGATAAGTTTTATCGCAGTTATATTCCTTTACGCTGTGATTCGGGATAAAACAATTAGGAATTTTAAGCGTTTTTTCGTAAGGGTGGCGGAGTTGGTAAATGTTCCAGATGATTCGCCACCTTCTTATGTTTTGGAAACATTGCGAAAGACTATAACCAATTTGGAAGACGAACTTGCCATGGCTCAAAAAAGCAGAGAAAATACCATGACGCTCTTGGACAACATAGTTGATCCAATTCTTTTTGTCGATAGTAGCACTGGAGAGATACTCTTTGCAAATACAGCGGCGCAGAAAATAAGTCGACCTATAGTTGCTACGAAGAAAATCTATGAAGCACTTGAAGATTATTATCTCATCGAAATGTTTGATGAGACTGTGAGAAGTTGGCAAGTTCAAGAAGGTAATGTGATAATTTACGTTGAGGGCAGGAAAAGGTATTATTCTTGTAAAATGATACCGGTTTTACTGCCTAAGGGTGAGAAAAGAGTAGTCATATTATTTCATGATATGACCAAAGAATATGAGCTCAACGAGATGAGACGTGAGTTCGTTTCTAATGTTTCCCATGAACTCAGAACTCCTCTTACCTCAATACATGGCTATGCCGAGACACTCTTGAATGATCCTGAAATGGATCCCGATACCAGAAATAGATTTCTTACAATAATAGAAAACGAATCTGCCAGGATGTCAAGGTTGATAAATGATCTCTTGGATTTGGAGAGATTGGAATCTGGTGAGGCACATTTTGATTTTCAGAAAATCGATCTGTGTTCAATAGCAAAATATGTGATGTCGATTGTCGAACCTCTCTCTAATGATTACGGTGTCAAAATCAGTTTTGATTGTCAAGATGTAACAGTCACTGGGGATCAGGATAGATTGATCCAAATGCTCTTGAATTTGGTTGATAATGCGATAAAGTATACGTCATTGAAAGATACAGGTGAGAAAAAGGTCAAGGTTTCGATCAGTAAATCAGAATCACATGCGATTATAGAAGTATCCGACACTGGTCCCGGTATGCCACAGGAGGCGCTCAACAGAATATTCGATAGATTTTACAGGGTGGATAAGGGTCGCAGCAGGAAGATGGGTGGTTCTGGATTAGGCTTGTCAATAGTGAAAACTATTGTTGACAGACACGATGGAGAAATTTCTGTGGAAAGTGAGCTTGGTGTTGGAACAACTTTTACTGTGAAGATACCCCTTAAAAGGAATGAGAATAATGAGAATGTATGA
- a CDS encoding response regulator transcription factor: MAKKKILVVDDDPSIIELVSYNLAREGYDVLKAYEAEEALKVATNEAVDMFIVDIMLPGMDGFELVRQLRGTEKYKNTPVVFLSAKGEEFDKVLGLELGADDYITKPFSIREMIARIKAVFRRIQLSVQEREERPKKIIAKGLEIDVERYEVRVYGQKVSLTPLEFELLRFLAENEGKVFSRDVLLDKLWGYDYYGDTRTVDVHIRRLRTKIEEDPSNPKYIITVRGKGYKFRDPGKEE; the protein is encoded by the coding sequence ATGGCGAAGAAGAAAATTCTTGTCGTGGATGATGATCCATCGATCATTGAGTTAGTGAGCTACAACTTGGCTCGCGAAGGTTATGATGTTTTGAAGGCTTACGAGGCTGAGGAAGCATTGAAAGTAGCAACAAATGAAGCAGTGGATATGTTTATCGTCGATATCATGTTGCCGGGGATGGATGGATTCGAGCTTGTTAGGCAACTGAGGGGTACAGAGAAATACAAGAATACGCCTGTGGTATTTCTCAGTGCTAAAGGTGAAGAGTTTGATAAGGTCTTGGGTTTAGAGCTTGGTGCTGATGACTACATTACCAAACCATTTAGTATCAGAGAGATGATCGCAAGAATCAAAGCAGTCTTCAGAAGGATTCAACTCAGTGTTCAGGAGAGAGAGGAAAGACCGAAGAAAATAATTGCAAAGGGATTAGAAATCGATGTTGAAAGGTATGAAGTCAGAGTGTACGGACAGAAAGTCAGCCTTACACCTCTGGAATTTGAGCTGCTCAGATTCCTGGCAGAGAATGAGGGGAAGGTCTTCAGTAGAGATGTTCTACTCGATAAGTTGTGGGGCTATGATTATTACGGCGATACGAGAACCGTTGATGTTCATATCAGAAGGCTTAGAACAAAGATAGAAGAAGATCCATCCAATCCAAAGTACATAATCACTGTAAGGGGTAAGGGATATAAGTTCAGAGATCCAGGGAAGGAAGAATAG
- a CDS encoding glutaredoxin family protein — protein sequence MHKITVYTAPGCPYCVKVKNYLRELGLKFTEIDVSKRQQDAERLVRKTGQTGVPVIEIGNQLVIGFDKNKIDKLLGVH from the coding sequence ATGCATAAAATAACAGTATATACCGCACCAGGTTGTCCTTACTGTGTTAAGGTAAAGAATTATCTCAGAGAACTCGGCTTAAAATTCACCGAGATAGATGTTTCAAAAAGGCAACAAGATGCCGAGAGACTTGTCAGGAAAACTGGTCAAACTGGTGTCCCAGTTATCGAGATAGGGAACCAACTTGTAATTGGCTTTGATAAAAACAAAATAGATAAATTACTTGGAGTGCATTAA
- a CDS encoding phosphodiester glycosidase family protein, which yields MKVIILILLALSVLTFSQVLIGINGNFATLQESNGFVELRSLDQIGASFVISEKSGRAYFIYNKKITIIEKNGTVSVDFLDVYPKSAIYTKDKVMIDIDLFSKIMNVKKYETATGQIALLDSVCILTSVNFSQNELRLSFLGFPFIEMMKVSTQKSKILIQLAPCLSNLPSTNAVKISQDGNVTSLEITLEKDAEPSVTVKIDRSSMTLGLRFPQVGREVIADGVSWEQKVEKIGGKDMIVNYLWIDPNLVELKPQISGGGIGTFESVEKMVARTGAVAGINANYFDPNTGLPIGLLIVNGKILSLPYGNRPVFVQTESGSVYIARMYFDLNIRVGQLLFLVKGVNTVAQGEVLIFTPEFGITIPRRDGMIYFNVVEGKISGYGWSAKAPQNGYILAISANYEKYLQGIQIGDKVDYVINTDFPYPIKHAVEAGPLILYSGAPIPDRSDEKNRYGGNIARSNATRTLLATLSDGKVVLAVINDQNGSGGVNYDDLVEFCMNKGFYSAMNFDGGSSSVMVIRDQVVSKTSAAWTRAIPVSLLVIKKNNK from the coding sequence ATGAAAGTTATAATTCTTATATTACTCGCTTTGAGTGTATTGACTTTTTCACAAGTTTTAATCGGCATAAATGGTAATTTTGCCACGTTACAAGAAAGTAATGGGTTCGTGGAGTTGAGATCACTGGACCAAATTGGAGCTTCGTTTGTTATATCGGAAAAATCAGGTAGAGCTTATTTTATATACAACAAAAAAATCACGATCATTGAAAAAAATGGCACAGTCTCGGTCGATTTTCTTGACGTCTATCCCAAAAGTGCAATCTACACAAAAGACAAGGTAATGATAGATATTGATCTTTTCTCAAAGATCATGAATGTCAAAAAATACGAAACCGCAACTGGTCAGATAGCTTTGCTCGACAGTGTTTGTATTCTCACATCGGTTAATTTTTCGCAAAATGAATTAAGATTGAGTTTTCTTGGTTTTCCATTCATCGAAATGATGAAGGTGAGTACACAAAAATCAAAGATCTTGATTCAGCTTGCACCTTGTCTTTCAAATCTTCCTTCAACGAATGCTGTCAAAATCAGTCAAGATGGGAATGTAACTTCATTGGAAATCACATTGGAAAAAGATGCTGAGCCATCTGTCACTGTTAAGATTGATCGTAGTTCTATGACTCTGGGTTTGAGATTTCCACAAGTTGGCAGAGAAGTAATCGCTGATGGTGTCTCGTGGGAGCAGAAAGTCGAAAAAATTGGTGGTAAAGATATGATTGTAAACTATCTCTGGATTGATCCAAATCTTGTGGAATTAAAACCTCAAATTAGCGGTGGTGGTATAGGAACCTTTGAAAGTGTTGAAAAGATGGTTGCGAGAACAGGTGCTGTAGCTGGTATTAATGCGAATTATTTCGATCCGAATACTGGTCTTCCAATAGGTCTGTTAATTGTCAATGGTAAAATACTGTCGTTGCCATATGGTAATAGACCTGTTTTTGTCCAAACCGAATCCGGCTCTGTGTACATTGCAAGAATGTATTTTGACTTGAATATACGAGTTGGGCAGTTGTTATTTCTGGTAAAAGGTGTGAACACAGTGGCACAAGGAGAGGTTTTGATCTTCACACCGGAATTTGGCATCACGATACCACGTCGTGATGGTATGATTTATTTCAACGTTGTTGAAGGGAAGATAAGTGGCTATGGTTGGTCTGCTAAAGCACCTCAAAATGGCTATATATTGGCAATATCGGCTAACTATGAAAAGTATTTACAAGGAATACAGATAGGTGATAAAGTCGACTATGTTATAAATACTGATTTTCCATATCCAATAAAACACGCTGTCGAAGCTGGACCTTTGATTCTTTATTCAGGTGCACCAATACCAGACCGAAGTGATGAGAAGAACCGATATGGTGGTAATATCGCTCGAAGTAATGCCACAAGAACTCTTCTTGCAACACTCAGTGATGGTAAGGTTGTCTTAGCTGTGATAAATGATCAAAATGGTTCTGGGGGTGTGAACTACGATGACTTAGTTGAATTCTGTATGAATAAAGGGTTCTACTCTGCCATGAATTTTGATGGAGGAAGTTCATCGGTGATGGTCATAAGAGATCAGGTGGTTAGTAAGACTTCTGCCGCTTGGACAAGGGCAATACCAGTTTCCTTACTTGTTATCAAAAAGAACAATAAATGA
- a CDS encoding DUF503 domain-containing protein, with the protein MHVAVLNYRLRLFGIASLKEKRSLLKKLINEIRTKFNVSICETGKNDSKTWSELGVAIVSSAKDVLDSMIEDITTLIESTQGLEIVEVERESW; encoded by the coding sequence ATGCACGTGGCAGTTTTAAACTACAGATTGAGGTTGTTTGGGATAGCCAGCCTTAAAGAGAAACGTTCACTACTTAAGAAACTCATCAACGAAATCAGAACAAAATTCAACGTGTCAATATGTGAAACGGGCAAAAACGACTCAAAAACTTGGTCAGAATTAGGAGTAGCTATTGTTTCATCTGCAAAAGACGTGCTTGATTCCATGATTGAAGACATCACGACACTGATCGAAAGTACACAAGGTCTTGAAATAGTAGAAGTTGAAAGGGAAAGCTGGTAA
- a CDS encoding MBL fold metallo-hydrolase: MELIWLNDRFGVLQDRTNLGLIKFSNDVILIDSGIDESYARKALKIISENGLRLRWLVNTHFHADHIGGNAFIQRRLEVQTMTHLLTKPFVENPIFEPMSLYCGASPLDELRSKFFLAEPSKINAVFERGCYFEDVQVIELPGHALGQIGLALGDIVFAADSIFGSQVLDRKGIVVYSNIGDALKSLERLRDFNKCIPSHGLVSNRNLVHLNKSHIEFVAEKIYNTLKEQKSEETLICELIESLQVNLEDVGTYYLLRMTVLAYLSWLKEMGKVQFFVDKGRVIWQRL; this comes from the coding sequence TTGGAACTGATATGGCTCAATGATAGATTTGGGGTTTTACAGGACAGGACAAACCTCGGCTTAATAAAATTTTCGAATGATGTTATACTCATAGATTCTGGTATAGATGAATCCTATGCGCGTAAGGCTTTGAAGATAATCTCTGAGAATGGTTTAAGGTTGAGATGGCTTGTCAATACACATTTTCACGCAGATCACATAGGTGGTAATGCCTTTATTCAAAGAAGATTAGAGGTTCAAACTATGACACATTTGTTGACAAAACCATTTGTTGAGAATCCCATCTTCGAACCAATGAGTTTGTATTGTGGAGCAAGTCCTCTTGATGAGCTTAGATCCAAGTTCTTCTTGGCAGAACCTTCAAAAATCAACGCAGTTTTTGAGAGGGGTTGTTATTTCGAGGATGTACAGGTCATAGAGTTACCTGGTCACGCATTGGGTCAAATTGGGTTAGCACTTGGAGATATAGTTTTTGCCGCAGATTCTATTTTTGGAAGCCAAGTCTTAGACAGAAAAGGTATCGTCGTTTATAGCAATATAGGCGATGCACTGAAATCGCTCGAAAGACTCAGAGATTTTAACAAATGCATACCTTCACACGGATTGGTTAGCAATAGAAACCTTGTTCATCTGAATAAATCACACATAGAATTTGTTGCAGAAAAGATCTACAATACGCTGAAGGAACAAAAGAGTGAGGAAACTCTTATTTGTGAACTCATCGAAAGTTTGCAAGTCAATCTTGAGGATGTAGGTACTTATTATCTTCTTAGGATGACAGTATTAGCCTATTTAAGCTGGTTGAAGGAAATGGGTAAAGTGCAGTTTTTTGTTGACAAGGGAAGGGTAATATGGCAAAGATTATGA
- a CDS encoding thymidine phosphorylase: MRMYDIIKKKRDGLELTSEEIEFVVDSYVSGIIPDYQMSALLMAIFLRGMNQRETYDLTMSMARSGEMMDLSPIDGIKVDKHSTGGVGDKTTLIVLPVVAGFGVKIPKMSGRGLGHTGGTIDKLESIPGMRTELTKQEFFDIVKKVGFAIASQTGNLVPADKKIYALRDTTATVDNISLIASSVVSKKLAGGADAIIFDVKVGSGAFLKDIDRAKELAQLMINILKRSGKLSRAVLSNMDQPLGRMVGNSLEIIEAIETLKGNGPSDLTKLCVHICYEILDLVHIDVSEKQIMDEIFSGKALERFAKFVEAQGGNPKIVEDYSILPLSNETVEVNLNKSGYIGKINTELIGIASMVLGAGRSKKEDTIDPGVGIEVLKKIGDYIHFNDPVVRMYVSKKSDVDLAIKLIHDAYEVVDQSVKPHEILLGVIE, encoded by the coding sequence ATGAGAATGTATGACATTATAAAAAAGAAAAGAGATGGTTTAGAGCTTACATCTGAGGAGATAGAATTCGTTGTGGATTCATATGTTTCTGGAATCATACCAGATTACCAAATGTCTGCTCTATTGATGGCGATTTTTCTCCGAGGCATGAATCAAAGGGAAACTTACGATTTGACCATGAGTATGGCAAGATCCGGTGAAATGATGGACCTCTCGCCAATTGATGGTATAAAGGTGGATAAGCATTCAACTGGCGGCGTCGGCGATAAAACAACACTCATTGTACTTCCAGTGGTTGCCGGTTTTGGTGTCAAAATCCCAAAGATGTCTGGCAGAGGGCTTGGACATACTGGTGGGACCATAGACAAGCTTGAGTCAATACCAGGTATGAGAACAGAGTTGACAAAACAAGAATTCTTTGACATTGTCAAGAAGGTTGGTTTTGCTATCGCAAGTCAAACTGGGAATCTCGTACCCGCTGACAAGAAAATCTACGCCCTTCGAGATACAACAGCTACAGTTGATAATATATCCTTAATTGCTTCGAGTGTTGTCAGTAAGAAACTTGCAGGTGGTGCCGATGCAATAATTTTTGATGTTAAGGTCGGTTCTGGTGCATTTTTAAAAGATATTGATCGTGCAAAAGAGTTAGCACAACTGATGATAAATATACTCAAGAGATCAGGTAAACTTTCGAGAGCTGTTTTATCAAATATGGATCAACCACTTGGACGAATGGTAGGAAATTCTTTGGAAATAATAGAGGCGATCGAGACTCTTAAAGGTAACGGTCCAAGTGATTTGACAAAATTGTGTGTTCACATATGCTACGAGATACTCGATCTTGTGCATATAGATGTATCAGAAAAACAGATCATGGATGAGATTTTTTCTGGGAAAGCCCTTGAGAGATTCGCCAAGTTTGTAGAAGCCCAGGGAGGAAACCCCAAGATTGTAGAAGATTACAGTATATTACCGTTAAGTAATGAGACCGTCGAGGTTAATTTGAACAAATCTGGTTATATAGGTAAGATAAATACAGAACTTATAGGGATCGCCTCAATGGTACTTGGTGCTGGTAGATCCAAAAAAGAAGATACCATCGATCCGGGAGTGGGTATAGAGGTTCTCAAGAAAATAGGGGATTATATACATTTTAATGATCCAGTTGTTCGAATGTATGTATCTAAGAAAAGTGATGTCGATTTGGCTATTAAATTAATACACGATGCCTATGAAGTTGTCGACCAAAGTGTAAAACCTCACGAGATCTTGCTTGGGGTGATTGAATGA
- the yqeK gene encoding bis(5'-nucleosyl)-tetraphosphatase (symmetrical) YqeK, with protein sequence MNQVLNELHKVSKLLLSDDRLEHIRSCVSFAVQLAKIHGIDENRVAIASFAHDIFRDVGPTVLLKMATAYKIKINELERSNPILLHGKIAAEYLKRRFNLQDVEILEAIAYHTSGKENLGDVGKIVFLSDSLEENRIYENVDFLRQMAKNDLNQALILITANKIQYAIKRNLFILPETVAMWNWLVKFRKEDFTWN encoded by the coding sequence ATGAATCAGGTTCTCAATGAACTTCACAAGGTTTCCAAATTGTTGCTTAGTGACGATCGTCTTGAACACATCAGATCTTGTGTGAGTTTCGCTGTACAACTTGCTAAGATTCATGGAATCGATGAAAATCGAGTGGCAATCGCGAGTTTTGCACACGATATTTTTAGGGATGTTGGGCCAACTGTCCTTTTGAAAATGGCTACTGCGTACAAGATAAAAATCAATGAGCTTGAAAGATCAAATCCAATTCTTTTACACGGAAAAATCGCAGCTGAGTATCTCAAAAGAAGATTCAATCTACAGGATGTAGAGATTTTGGAAGCAATTGCTTACCACACAAGTGGTAAAGAAAATCTTGGTGATGTGGGAAAGATAGTTTTTCTATCTGATTCACTCGAGGAAAATAGAATCTATGAAAACGTCGATTTTTTAAGACAGATGGCAAAAAACGACTTGAACCAAGCGCTGATTTTGATAACTGCAAATAAAATACAGTATGCGATCAAAAGGAATTTGTTCATACTACCAGAGACTGTGGCAATGTGGAACTGGCTTGTGAAATTTCGAAAGGAAGATTTCACTTGGAACTGA
- the fusA gene encoding elongation factor G yields the protein MNKSVDKKRNIAFIGHNGCGKTLLLSAMLFNAGLADRISSKLIDTDSIEESKGSSISAHIYSFDWNDHQLTVIDTPGFGDFIADVSNSVFVSENIVSVVNAVAGVEIQTERTWQIAESMGKPIMVFVNQIDKERASFENTLRALETSFNKKMVALTLPIGSESEFHGVVDLIEEKAYIYENGKPNEAAIPSSMVDRVKEMKLKAVEDIIESDDSLMEKYLEGQQIQPQELTNALLMAYRSGSVAPVFCGSAEKNIGVDLLMNYITKLGVSPLEGVPYEAKLESGEKVSLKISETEPFCAYNFKTVVDPFVGRVSYIKMIAGVVKAGDSYFNVNRGISDKFGRLYLARGKEQIEIDQATGGDIVVLPKLKEGAVTETLTHKDRKLTIIPPTFPEPMFSRSVNPKSKADIDKISNGLSRLAETDPTFSWEYDPETGETVVSGLGTIHLDVMIERLKSIFGVDVNVGKPKIAYRETISKKAVAEYKHKKQTGGHGQYGHVKIELEPLPRGAGFEFVDKIFGGVIPKNFIPSVEKGIVEAMKRGSVAGYPVVDVRVTLFDGSYHEVDSSDISFQIAAIQAFRKGMEDAKPVLLEPIMEVEIFCPDEVAGDVIGEVTSRRGRPQGMEAIGRGMSKVKAEVPLAEMLDFSGRLSGITSGRGYFTMKFVRYQEVPPNIQEKIVQERKQESQNA from the coding sequence ATGAACAAGTCGGTTGATAAAAAAAGAAATATTGCATTCATAGGACACAACGGATGTGGAAAAACCCTTCTTCTTTCGGCAATGCTATTCAACGCGGGGCTCGCTGATCGAATAAGTTCGAAATTAATTGACACAGATTCCATCGAGGAATCAAAGGGATCAAGTATTTCTGCCCATATTTATTCTTTTGATTGGAACGATCATCAACTGACTGTTATCGACACTCCGGGTTTTGGTGATTTCATAGCAGATGTTTCAAACAGTGTTTTTGTCAGTGAAAATATAGTGTCCGTGGTTAATGCAGTCGCTGGTGTTGAAATACAGACCGAAAGAACTTGGCAAATTGCCGAGAGCATGGGTAAACCTATTATGGTCTTTGTAAATCAAATAGATAAAGAGAGAGCGAGTTTCGAGAATACCTTGCGAGCTCTTGAAACGTCGTTCAACAAGAAAATGGTTGCACTGACTTTGCCAATTGGGAGTGAGTCAGAATTTCACGGTGTTGTCGATCTCATCGAAGAGAAAGCCTACATATACGAAAATGGTAAACCAAATGAAGCCGCGATACCTTCTTCAATGGTAGATAGAGTTAAAGAGATGAAGCTCAAAGCAGTTGAAGATATCATTGAATCAGATGACTCTTTGATGGAAAAATATCTCGAGGGTCAGCAGATTCAACCACAAGAATTGACCAATGCATTACTAATGGCTTATAGAAGTGGCTCGGTTGCTCCTGTCTTTTGTGGTTCAGCTGAAAAGAATATCGGCGTTGATCTTTTGATGAATTACATAACTAAACTCGGTGTGAGTCCACTCGAAGGCGTTCCGTACGAAGCAAAGCTTGAGTCTGGAGAAAAAGTGAGTTTGAAAATAAGCGAGACAGAACCATTCTGTGCGTATAATTTTAAAACAGTTGTTGATCCATTTGTTGGCCGAGTGAGCTATATAAAAATGATTGCTGGTGTGGTGAAAGCCGGGGATAGTTATTTCAATGTCAACAGAGGTATATCTGATAAGTTCGGTCGACTTTACTTGGCTCGTGGGAAAGAACAGATCGAAATAGATCAAGCTACAGGTGGGGATATAGTAGTCCTGCCAAAACTCAAAGAAGGTGCTGTTACTGAAACTCTTACTCACAAAGATCGAAAATTGACCATAATACCACCTACTTTTCCAGAACCCATGTTTTCACGATCTGTCAATCCAAAATCCAAAGCCGATATAGACAAAATCAGCAATGGTTTGTCTCGTTTGGCTGAAACAGATCCGACTTTCAGCTGGGAATACGATCCCGAAACAGGTGAAACAGTTGTATCTGGACTTGGAACGATACATTTGGATGTGATGATAGAAAGACTGAAAAGTATTTTCGGTGTAGATGTGAATGTTGGTAAACCAAAGATAGCATACAGAGAAACAATTTCAAAGAAGGCTGTGGCTGAGTACAAACACAAAAAGCAAACCGGTGGACATGGACAGTATGGTCATGTCAAGATCGAACTGGAACCACTTCCGAGAGGCGCAGGCTTTGAATTCGTTGACAAGATATTTGGAGGGGTCATACCGAAAAATTTCATTCCGTCAGTTGAAAAAGGTATAGTTGAGGCAATGAAAAGAGGATCTGTAGCAGGATATCCTGTTGTAGATGTCCGTGTCACACTCTTTGATGGATCTTATCATGAAGTTGATTCTTCTGATATCTCGTTCCAGATCGCTGCTATTCAGGCTTTCAGGAAAGGTATGGAAGATGCGAAGCCAGTTTTACTCGAGCCGATAATGGAAGTAGAGATCTTCTGCCCCGATGAGGTAGCCGGAGATGTTATTGGCGAGGTCACAAGCAGAAGAGGTAGACCACAAGGTATGGAAGCGATTGGAAGAGGAATGTCAAAAGTAAAGGCAGAGGTTCCTCTGGCAGAAATGCTCGATTTCTCTGGCAGACTCTCGGGTATCACAAGCGGACGCGGATACTTCACAATGAAATTTGTGCGCTATCAGGAAGTGCCACCAAATATTCAGGAGAAAATAGTTCAAGAGAGAAAGCAAGAAAGCCAAAATGCATGA
- a CDS encoding 2-phosphosulfolactate phosphatase family protein, with protein sequence MIDVLFLPKPISQNDTCVIVDVLRATSTIVTALANGAKCVIPVKTISQARGKKRENTLICGERGGIRPRGFDLGNSPKEYFDVKDKEIILTTTNGTKAISMVNSQILYAACFLNLHAVVDQLKNHKDVTVICSGQEGKVTYEDVLCAGAIVHELCRNDLTDAARISKELWSRSKNKNLSKLLMKSNHAQELVKYGFSSDISFCSQVDLYNIVPSFVKDRFIIE encoded by the coding sequence TTGATCGACGTTCTATTCTTGCCAAAACCTATTTCGCAAAATGATACTTGCGTTATTGTAGATGTTCTTAGAGCGACAAGTACTATTGTCACAGCACTTGCAAATGGTGCTAAGTGTGTCATTCCTGTCAAGACAATTTCACAGGCAAGGGGTAAGAAAAGGGAGAACACCTTAATCTGCGGTGAAAGAGGTGGAATAAGACCTCGAGGATTTGATCTTGGAAATTCTCCCAAAGAATATTTCGATGTGAAAGATAAAGAGATAATTCTCACAACAACAAATGGAACGAAAGCTATTTCAATGGTAAATTCTCAGATTTTGTATGCGGCTTGTTTTTTGAATTTACATGCAGTAGTTGATCAGTTGAAGAACCACAAGGACGTGACGGTGATATGTTCCGGGCAAGAAGGAAAGGTTACATACGAGGATGTACTTTGTGCCGGTGCAATAGTTCATGAATTGTGCAGAAACGATTTGACAGATGCTGCAAGAATATCAAAAGAACTGTGGAGCCGATCCAAAAATAAGAATCTTTCGAAATTACTCATGAAATCAAATCATGCCCAAGAATTAGTTAAATATGGATTCTCATCAGATATTTCATTTTGTTCCCAAGTTGATCTGTACAACATCGTGCCATCTTTTGTCAAAGATCGTTTCATAATCGAATAA
- the tpiA gene encoding triose-phosphate isomerase, protein MILAGNWKMNKTNEQAKFFVNKLVQDLAGMGFQIVLCPPFVFLSDIAEILKGSNLHLGAQNCYYEKSGAFTGEISPLMLKELGVKYVIIGHSERRHIFGETDEMINKKIKAVLNSGMKPIICIGETKEEREKGLTFCVVESQLRQALFGLNRDDIDQIVIAYEPVWAIGTGIVAKPNQAQEVHKFIRELLEQLYDQESAQKVPILYGGSIKPDNFFGLMVQPDIDGGLVGGASLDDQFIELAKIISGLI, encoded by the coding sequence ATCATCTTAGCTGGTAACTGGAAAATGAATAAGACCAACGAACAAGCCAAGTTTTTCGTCAATAAACTCGTTCAAGATTTGGCGGGCATGGGTTTTCAGATAGTATTATGCCCGCCTTTTGTTTTTCTATCAGACATCGCAGAAATACTCAAAGGAAGCAACCTGCATCTTGGCGCACAAAACTGTTATTACGAAAAATCTGGAGCTTTCACTGGTGAAATTTCACCGCTGATGTTGAAAGAATTAGGTGTAAAATATGTGATCATTGGTCATTCTGAACGCCGCCACATTTTTGGTGAAACAGATGAAATGATAAACAAAAAGATCAAAGCCGTACTCAACAGTGGAATGAAACCAATTATATGCATTGGCGAAACGAAAGAGGAAAGAGAGAAAGGATTAACTTTCTGTGTGGTCGAGTCCCAATTGAGGCAAGCGCTGTTTGGTTTGAATAGAGATGACATTGATCAAATTGTGATAGCCTATGAACCAGTATGGGCAATTGGAACTGGAATAGTTGCAAAACCAAATCAAGCTCAAGAAGTTCATAAGTTCATAAGAGAATTACTCGAGCAGCTTTACGACCAGGAATCCGCACAAAAAGTACCTATTTTGTACGGAGGAAGCATTAAACCTGATAATTTCTTTGGATTGATGGTTCAACCCGACATCGACGGTGGTTTGGTAGGAGGAGCAAGTCTTGACGACCAGTTCATCGAGCTTGCGAAGATCATCTCTGGGTTGATATGA